In Choloepus didactylus isolate mChoDid1 chromosome X, mChoDid1.pri, whole genome shotgun sequence, a genomic segment contains:
- the LOC119522060 gene encoding melanoma-associated antigen B3-like produces MPWGQKHKRRTNEKKGRARCESQDLRGAQATATAAEESHSSPVLGCITQSKPGARSCDTPQQAQRSLSTTTISAGVSCPRSHEGANCKDGKRGRSSQALQSTAQSGKDSLKKQVNLLVQFLMHKYKTKKPIMKADMMKIVSKKHKRHFLEILRIASFSMEVVFGIDLKEVDSIKHFYDFVSKMDLPNNGRMNRGRGLPKTGLLMTLLGVIFMKGNYATEEEIWEFLNKMKIYEGKKHFIYGEPKKFIMKDLVQEKYLEYQQVPNSDPPCYEFLWGPRAHTETSKMKVLEFLAKINQTVPSAFKDRYEEALRDEEERAGVRVAAIADTTECPEQVPEPAALPPVSGVEEDSCPVVEEGSQCST; encoded by the coding sequence ATGCCTTGGGGCCAGAAGCATAAGCGCCGTACCAATGAAAAAAAAGGCCGGGCAAGATGTGAGAGCCAGGATCTCAGGGGTGCTCAGGCCACTGCAACAGCAGCAGAAGAGTCCCACTCCTCTCCTGTTTTGGGGTGCATTACACAGAGTAAGCCTGGTGCTCGTTCATGTGACACTCCCCAGCAAGCTCAGAGATCCTTATCCACCACCACTATTTCTGCAGGTGTTTCATGCCCAAGATCTCATGAAGgtgccaactgcaaagatgggaaaaggggacgTTCTTCCCAGGCCCTGCAATCCACTGCACAGTCAGGCAAAGACTCTCTAAAAAAGCAGGTGAATTTGTTGGTGCAGTTCCTGATGCACAAGTATAAAACAAAAAAGCCCATTATGAAGGCAGACATGATGAAAATTGTCAGCAAGAAGCACAAGCGTCACTTCCTTGAGATCCTCAGGATAGCTTCTTTCAGCATGGAGGTGGTCTTTGGCATTGACTTAAAAGAAGTTGACTCTATCAAGCACTTCTATGACTTTGTCAGCAAAATGGACCTCCCCAACAATGGAAGGATGAATCGTGGCAGGGGGTTGCCAAAGACTGGTCTCCTGATGACTCTCCTTGGTGTGATTTTCATGAAGGGCAATTATGCTACAGAGGAGGAGATCTGGGAATTCCTGAATAAGATGAAAATATATGAAGGGAAGAAGCACTTCATCTATGGGGAGCCCAAGAAGTTCATCATGAAAGATTTGGTGCAGGAAAAGTACTTGGAGTACCAGCAGGTGCCCAACAGTGACCCTCCATGCTATGAATTCCTGTGGGGTCCAAGAGCCCACACTGAAACCAGCAAGATGAAGGTCCTGGAATTTTTGGCCAAGATCAATCAAACAGTCCCCAGTGCCTTCAAGGACCGGTATGAGGAGGCTTTGAGAGATGAAGAAGAGAGAGCTGGAGTCAGAGTTGCAGCCATAGCTGACACTACTGAATGTCCAGAGCAGGTCCCAGAACCAGCAGCTCTTCCCCCCGTTAGTGGAGTTGAGGAAGATTCTTGTCCTGTGGTTGAAGAAGGCAGTCAATGTTCCACGTAG